The nucleotide window ATCCGGGGTGCCCTTAACATAAAATACAGCAAAGAAATAATCGACATCGCCAACGAAATCGGTATGAAAACAACATCTTTCAAAAGAAAAAACGTACCTGAAGACGATACAATGTCACATGGAACCGATAAAGCAATAAAAAAACACAAATCGATTCCAGACCTCATTTATGATACAGGCGGCCACGGCAAAGAACCAATGATAAGAATCCTTGGACATGATGCAGTTGAAGCGGTATCAAAAGCCATAAAAATATCAAAAAAACACAATGAGAGGTAAAGTGACCTCTTACCTGAAGAGAAAGAAGCCTTAGTCCTGAAGTTAGATAAAAATACTTATTTTATGTGTTCAGAGATATATTGGTCGAGAACACGTTCACAATATACACACCGAAGCTTAACAGGGTTGGTTGTTACAACCTGGAACTCTGAGTTTATCGGTTCCTCAGTATTCGATATACAGTTACGGTTAGGACATCTAACCACGCCCTCTATCTGTCTGGGCAAATGAACCTTATTCTTTTCAATAACCTCATAATCACGTATTATGTTTATAGTTCCCTTTGGAGCTATTAAAGCTATTTTATCAACCTCATCAGAAGCAAGCTCCCTACCTTCAACCTTAACAATGTCCTTGGTCCCGGTTCTATTCGAAGGTACATTCATTGCAATAGAAACAATATCCTCTGTCCCTTCATCGATACCAAGTATCCGAACAACCTTTAATGCCGACCCAGCAGTAATGTGATCTATCACAGTTCCATCTCTAATCGTTCCAACTCGAAGCTTCTTATCATCCATCAACAACACCACCTAAAATCATCTCCAACAACGCCATACGAATAAAAACACCGTTAGCCGATTGTTCAAAATAAGATGCAAACTCCATTTCATCAACCTCTGGATCAATCTCATCAACCCGTGGTAACGGATGCATCAAAATCAAGTCCTCTCTAGCATCACCCAAAACCTCTTTATCGATTTTATAACTCCCTGAAACCTTTTCATATTCATTTGGGTCAGCAAACCTCTCTTTCTGTATTCTGGTCGCATAAAGAATATCTATTTCACCTATAACCTCCATAAGAGAATCAGTCTTATAGATCTCTGCAGTATTTCTTTTTATATCCTCCAATATTTCAGTTCTAATTTCAAGTTGGGGTGGGGAGATTAGAAACAGATTGACATCGAACATCGATAGAGGTATAACAAGGGAGTGAACGGTTCGTCCATACTTCAAATCACCTAAAACAGCTATGTTCAAACCATCAATCTTACCCCTCTCCTTCCAGATAGTATATAAATCAGTCAAAGTCTGGGTTGGATGTTCATTAGAACCATCACCAGCGTTTATTACCGGAGAGTCCGTGAATCGAGCAGCCATCTTAGCCGCCCCATCCTTTGGATGTCTCAAAACCAAGGCATCTGCATAACCCTCAATCACACGAACAGTATCCGCCAACGTCTCCCCCTTCTTTATACTAGAGGCATCAACAGAATCAATTGAAATAACCTCGCCTCCAAGCCTTTTCATAGCGGTCTCAAAAGACAGTTTAGTTCGAGTACTTGGCTCAAAAAACAAGTTGGCTAAAACCAAACCAGACAAATCATTAACAGGCCCCTCCTCCTCAACCTCTCTAGCATGAGACAACACCTCGAACACCCCGTCCTTACTAAAATCCTGCATCGAAATTATATCGCTACCACTAAAATTCATACCATCCACACCAAACATCAATATATAATTTAAATCCATACCTTAAATCTATACCTTAAATCTTACTTGACATCCTCCCGCGCCTAAAGACGGGGGTATGCTTTCGACTATGTATCAAAAACCCATTACACCCAAACAACTAAACATTTTTCCACAAACCCATCGCTTTTCCATTGTCATTGTTCTTTTTCATTACTGGGGGAGACAAATTCAAACAAAAATATAATCCCCAAAATCGATATGAAGAAAGCTGGGGCAAGTAAAAAATCATTATCAAGCTCTATAAACCAACCTATAAACACAGAGAGATAAGACATAAAAAACCCAACGAAGATCAATATAAATGACAAGTTTTTAAGGTTTTTTTCATCACTAAAATACTTTTTAAACACCTAACAACCCCCTAAATGGCTCAAAGAACCTGTATTACTTCTACAGTTAATTCAAGTTCCTTACCGGTCTCTAAATAAATTATATCGCTTAACTCAGATTTAATATCATCCGGTGGTGGACCATGTGAATAAATCGAAATGGTTATTGAAACAGGTTCTTCAAACAAAATATAATAACTATCATACCCCATTTCAAGCTCTTTAAACTCAAGTTCATCATACCCCTCTAAAACCTCTTCAACTACACCCTCAACCTCCCCTTCAAAAGCAGCGTTAGAATACATGTTATAAGAAACACCGACCACCATTGTACTGGCAAGGCCAATTAAAACTACGTAAACAATGCTTACTCTAACAAGGTCACGTTTAACCCATATTTGCTTATAATACTCACTAGGTAGGTAACCTTGATATCTAAGGGTTAATGTACCCGATAGATTAAGAAACAGTACATTTACTGCAAGCAATATTGAAGCTCCAACAGCTATCAAAGGATCGCCCAAAGCAATCCCTATCCCTGCCACAGATGCCGGTGGGATAAGAGCAACAGCAATCATGACTCCAACAAGAGCCGTACTCAATCCAACAGTAAGTGAAAGTGCTCCAGCAATTCCAGATCCAATCGCTATAGCGATACTTAAAAACGTTGGATATATTCTCTCAATTATCTCATCAACCAACATTGGGTCGTAGATTGGAGATACCAAATTAAATTTAAAAGCAATCCAAGCAAAAATCGCTGAAGAAATAACTGCAATTAGAACACCCAAAACTTCAGAAAAAATTGCCTCCCGAAATAAATCCCTGTCTGCAAGCACAGTCCCGACCCCAGACGCAACAGCAGGACCTAGAATAGGAGCTATAACCATCGAGCCGACAACAACTGCCGTACTGTTAATAAGTATACCACAAGTAGCTATTACCGAAGAAACAATCGTTAGAATTAGATAACTAGGAGTTAACTTAGCCATCTCACTGGTCTGAGCCTTCAACTCATCACGAGAAATCCGGTCTTGCTCTTCCTCCCTAGCCTCCTCTTTAATATCTTCAGCCTCTGCTGAAAGAAAAACCTCCACAGTCGCCACTGAAAGCCAGCCCTCTTTCTCCACTCCAGCCTCACATAACGCCTCAGTTACCTCCTCAACCTTTTCTTTCGGAACAAGCGCCCTAATAAGCATCTCCTGATCTTCAGTTTTTAAAACTAAAGACCGCTCAACACTCTCTTCACCCAAAATGGAGAGAACCTCATCCTTCATATCCGAGGGTACCTTGACTTCAATTGTGCGGAAAGTCATTTATACTCCAATAATAAACTTCGAACAAACGCTAATAAAACTATGTCCAAAAATATCAAATAACGGCCAAACGATCCTCAAAGACGTTTGGCCCCCGACAAATCCAACTAAATCGATTCAGTCTTCAAGATTCAGTCTTCAAG belongs to Methanonatronarchaeum sp. AMET-Sl and includes:
- the pyrI gene encoding aspartate carbamoyltransferase regulatory subunit; this encodes MDDKKLRVGTIRDGTVIDHITAGSALKVVRILGIDEGTEDIVSIAMNVPSNRTGTKDIVKVEGRELASDEVDKIALIAPKGTINIIRDYEVIEKNKVHLPRQIEGVVRCPNRNCISNTEEPINSEFQVVTTNPVKLRCVYCERVLDQYISEHIK
- a CDS encoding TIGR00341 family protein: MTFRTIEVKVPSDMKDEVLSILGEESVERSLVLKTEDQEMLIRALVPKEKVEEVTEALCEAGVEKEGWLSVATVEVFLSAEAEDIKEEAREEEQDRISRDELKAQTSEMAKLTPSYLILTIVSSVIATCGILINSTAVVVGSMVIAPILGPAVASGVGTVLADRDLFREAIFSEVLGVLIAVISSAIFAWIAFKFNLVSPIYDPMLVDEIIERIYPTFLSIAIAIGSGIAGALSLTVGLSTALVGVMIAVALIPPASVAGIGIALGDPLIAVGASILLAVNVLFLNLSGTLTLRYQGYLPSEYYKQIWVKRDLVRVSIVYVVLIGLASTMVVGVSYNMYSNAAFEGEVEGVVEEVLEGYDELEFKELEMGYDSYYILFEEPVSITISIYSHGPPPDDIKSELSDIIYLETGKELELTVEVIQVL
- the pyrB gene encoding aspartate carbamoyltransferase → MNFSGSDIISMQDFSKDGVFEVLSHAREVEEEGPVNDLSGLVLANLFFEPSTRTKLSFETAMKRLGGEVISIDSVDASSIKKGETLADTVRVIEGYADALVLRHPKDGAAKMAARFTDSPVINAGDGSNEHPTQTLTDLYTIWKERGKIDGLNIAVLGDLKYGRTVHSLVIPLSMFDVNLFLISPPQLEIRTEILEDIKRNTAEIYKTDSLMEVIGEIDILYATRIQKERFADPNEYEKVSGSYKIDKEVLGDAREDLILMHPLPRVDEIDPEVDEMEFASYFEQSANGVFIRMALLEMILGGVVDG